CTAATGAAGATCGTGGGATAATCTTTGCTGACGTTACCATGCCGGCAGGTACTACACTGGAGCGAACAGAGGAAGTGGTGAGAGAGCTGGATTCAATATATGCATCTATGGATATATTGGATGCAAGAATGAATATTGTAGGCTTTAGTTTGCTGAACCGTGTAAATGGTGGTTCCTATGCTTTCTCAGTAGTCAGTCTTAAAGATTGGGACGAAAGAAAGGGAGATGGAGAATCCGTGCAGGCGATAGTGGGCCAGCTTTTTGCCAAGACAGCCCACTTTAAAGACGCCAGGGTACTTTTCTTTACTCCACCGAGTGTGCAGGGTTTTGGTAACGCTGATGGGTTTGAGATGAGGTTGCAAAACAAGGGAACAGCTAACTGGCATGAGCTGGCAGGTACTATGGGTCAATTTTTGGGAGCATTAAATGCAAGGCCGGAGGTGCAATATGCACTTTCATCCTTCAATCCTAATTTCCCGCAGTATAAAATGGACATCAATGTGGAGAAGACCAAGGAGGCCGGTCTTTCTGTAAATGAGATCATTAACACCCTTCAGGGCTATTATGGTGGTTTGTATACTACTGACTTTAACCGTTTCGGAAAGCAATATCGGGTAATGATCCAGGCCAGGCCGGAAGACCGGGCCACACCCGAATCTCTGGACGGTGTATATGTGACCAATGTCCAGGGAGAGTTGGTCGCCATCAGTGAGTTTGTGAACATGGAGCGGGTTTATGGACCGGAGGTGGTGAGCAGGTTTAATATGTTAAATGCTGTAACCATCAACGGTAAGGCCAACCCTGGTTACAGCTCGGGTGATGCAGTAAATGCCATCAGGGAAGTGGCCGCCCAAACGCTGCCTAATGACTATACTTTTGAATTTTCAGGTATTACACGTGAAGAAGTGAAAACAGGAGACCAAGCCATACTCATCTTTTTGCTGAGCCTTGTTTTTGTTTACTTCCTGCTAAGTGCGCAGTATGAGAGTTATATATTGCCCCTTTCGGTTATTGCTTCACTGCCCGTGGGAGTGGCCGGAGCCATAGCGTTTGTTAACCTGGCTGGTCTTGATAATAACATTTACTTCCAGGTGGCCCTTATCATGTTGATTGGTTTGCTGGCGAAGAATGCTATCCTTATTGTAGAGTATGCCATACAGCGAAGAAGAGCGGGAATGAGTCTGGCTGCTTCTGCTATAGATGGTGCCAGAGCCAGGTTGAGGCCAATCCTTATGACCTCATTTGCCTTTATTCTAGGTCTAATGCCACTGGCACTCTCTACCGGAGTAGGTGCCGTGGGTAACCAGTCCATTGGTATGGGAGCTGTAGGCGGTATGCTTATCGGCACCATATTCGGCGTGTTTGTAATTCCTGTACTGTTCGTGATATTCCAGGGCTTACAGGAAAAGATCAGCGGTAGAATGGCTCAGGAAG
This region of Fulvivirga ulvae genomic DNA includes:
- a CDS encoding efflux RND transporter permease subunit; the encoded protein is MGNQGVAVGIFQTSGSNAQEIIKQIESVLSENRTTFPEGLDYVIPYNTKDFLDASIDHVIQTLVEAFILVFIVVFIFLQDFRSTLIPAIAVPVAIIGTFFFLQLFGFSINMLTLFAIILAIGIVVDDAIVVVEAVHAKLDEGAKSAKKATLSAMSEITGAVISITLVMSAVFIPVSFLTGPAGVFYQQFALTLAIAIVISAVNALTLSPALCALLLKPHNPSETHKKGVKARLFGAFNTAFNTVTDKYIHSLRFLVRRKAVAIVGLVVFVAIAVVLFRTTPSGFIPNEDRGIIFADVTMPAGTTLERTEEVVRELDSIYASMDILDARMNIVGFSLLNRVNGGSYAFSVVSLKDWDERKGDGESVQAIVGQLFAKTAHFKDARVLFFTPPSVQGFGNADGFEMRLQNKGTANWHELAGTMGQFLGALNARPEVQYALSSFNPNFPQYKMDINVEKTKEAGLSVNEIINTLQGYYGGLYTTDFNRFGKQYRVMIQARPEDRATPESLDGVYVTNVQGELVAISEFVNMERVYGPEVVSRFNMLNAVTINGKANPGYSSGDAVNAIREVAAQTLPNDYTFEFSGITREEVKTGDQAILIFLLSLVFVYFLLSAQYESYILPLSVIASLPVGVAGAIAFVNLAGLDNNIYFQVALIMLIGLLAKNAILIVEYAIQRRRAGMSLAASAIDGARARLRPILMTSFAFILGLMPLALSTGVGAVGNQSIGMGAVGGMLIGTIFGVFVIPVLFVIFQGLQEKISGRMAQEDDAEAYKSNGHQKQTVEALAE